The following DNA comes from Salvia splendens isolate huo1 chromosome 17, SspV2, whole genome shotgun sequence.
tatataaaatgacactttcagccgataaaatgatttACAACTTTAACCATAAAAGTTcatcaattaaattgaacagCGGGGAATCACTGTttttagatgatgaagatgttCATATAACTCTTGGGTTCCCGATTGGATCTTTACCTATGACTAGGATCAAATTTCTGAAAAATATCGACATCAAAACTCAAATTGCTAGATTCTGTAAAGGTGGAGAAAAAAATATGGTTCCAGCGTATGTTGTAGAGCAGATGATGAAAGACGAAGAAGGTGGTGAGTGGTTCAAATGGAATTTTATGGTTCTCATGGAGTATGCCTTGACTAACACTTCTGGTGATGGAAATATGAGCCCACAAATTTTAGATTACATAGCTGATGTTGAGAAGATCAAACAATACAATTGGTGTAGCTATGTCATATCTAAATTGCTCGAAACACAAAAGAGATGGAAAAGAAACACAGCAAAGATATTTACCGGACCAGTTATCTTTGTAGTggtaagaatatatttttttccattgtctatgaatctatttacagaaacactaatatttagtttttgttaatgtaGGCTTGTTACGTCGACAGAATTgtctttgaaaaaaaaatggtgcCAAGATGTTATCCAACAGTTAAGGGATGGACTGCCGAACTGCTGAAAGAAAGACAAagagcagaaatgaatgattcaGATTTTGGTCTCGGTCATAAGTATGACCGATATAAAAAGCAACCACATGAAGagaatgatgaagatgatgaatctgaagatgaagatgatgaacCTGAAGATGTAAAAGCTTTGAAGATGAATGATCATGATAAAGAGGGGACAACCAGTGGAAGTCAAGAAAAGACTTTCACAGATCAATGGAAGGAAACTGCCAGGGATGTTAAAGCCTCAATGTCGAAGATGCTCGATGTCCTTAAAGCAGCGCCCGATGAACTCAGGAACCTTAATAGCTTTAAGATAATCTGTGATACAACAAGAAATGCAATGGGATTGAGAGAGGAAGGTGTGAAGAATGTTACAGAAAGTCAGAAAACAATGTCACATGCTATGAgcaatgatgaaattgatgatccTGAATGGATCAATATCATGATTGAGCTAACTAAAGCTGCTGAGAGGACATTTATACTGAAAAATAGGAATGAGTTCCCTACCTTCACTCTGATACCGGAATATGACCACACTCCTGGTgagaatcaaaattttaatcaaGAAAAGGATATGGTGAAGGAAAAAGATGATAGAGGTGGAAAAAGAGCAAGAGAAACAGAATGAAAGCGAAAAGGAAATGGCTAATAAAGCAGCTcgagaagagaaggaaaaagttcTAGAGAAAGAAGTTGAATTCTTTCACAATGATGAATATGAGGAaacttttaaaatgatagtttaagtacataaaatgattgtttatatggttaagatgatataggtttgatgatgttttttggttgttctgttttatttgaaaaatgatacttttgcatcataaaatgataatgtaaggggataaaatgatagtttcaaatgataaaatgatacttttgcataaaatgatagtttcggtgaataaaatgatagtttcagtaggtaaaatgataggttcactgataaaatgatacttttgcatcataaaatgatagtttcaaatgataaaatgatacttttgcataaaatgataaaatgatagattcgggaataaaatgatagtttcagtgggtaaaatgataggttcagtgataaaataaaatttttgtttcataatgatagttttagatttttggctgataaaatgatacttttggttgataatatgagttccattgggtaaaataatatcccttattgtcacgaccgcccttcctaaggataggaagcacggaaaatcgtgactagtgggggaattaagaagcgggaaagaaaggggaaCAACTAAAGAAGTACGACTTATCGATCAAAATACGAAATTTCGTttatcaacaaggtttcaaatcccgaaggtacataacgtgaatgacatagtttgacaattcaaaggaaataaaagaaattcttaaaacttggcatagcggaagcattttgagagttagctactactatgtatgaagacacaatagtaaccggatcatttattgaatactgtctctgtcccatgctcaacatcctccgtcccccgtccacgctcaacctgcacatagggaaaacatatgcaggggctgagtacttgatgcactcagtgaactcatgcccgaaatacatttcatcaataaagttatgtcaagccatcattgagtgaaactcgggttttactttaaaaggccgagaaacactaaatcattcctttaataaaaattatgtcTGCATGCAatcatcatcccccatcatttaccatatctgaaccatcatgtgaaacgagaatgtggccacaaactcgatcactggaccggccgacctaggggacggctcacgatccctatcagtgcactagtccgagtagggactcactccctagtcagacccgaattcgttaactatcaaagtctagtaggatattatcccagtagacaatcagatgggcaattcaaaacataaaatacggcatgacatactattttaaaccacccttatttcaccataaacatatcatttcaaaataaaagaatttaagtaataaagcccacctcaaaagcttagagttttccttaagtagcttctcgttccgactttagcggccgtgcgaaccaccttttcggaaaatacataaagttcacatcaaactCGGTAACAAAGACATTTAGAAAGCATGCACtccaattaaaatcttttaattcattttctcggttttcgtgcattttcgattattcggcggccgcccaaggcgtcgcgtgcgacgccggtcggccgcttacgctcgttcttttcctccgttggctcctcgtattttccatgtcgtCGAAATAACTTTCTTAAAATTTAGttaagcgcataattaaattattgcaacgatTTCTCTTCGAAATTATACTATTTCGGACTTGgaataaaattattcatccttcaaaatattccgggatttaattaaataattcgtcaCGATTAAATATCGGCCCGAagattttatttaaaagcccGAGACTCAATTATTCACCTCACCTCTTACttctcaaattttaatttttaaaacccAACACTTTAAATAGAGCCCATCTAACAACCAATTCCAATTTAAATTAGAGGCCCAATTCATTTAAAGATACAAGAGGaccaaacttttttttttaaaacggcCCCATTCTTTTAACTCCCTCTCTcactctctttctttctttctccctctctctactCCACctatcttcttccttcttcGACGGAAATCAAATCGGCTGAATCTGGAAATCAGATTTTCACCACCCCGTCACTCGCTCCGGCTCACGCCGCCGTTGAAGCTGCCGCGGCGGTCACCGGGAAGTCGCCAGCTGCTGCTGCCTCGCCGTCTCTGTCCGCCCGCCGTCGCAGGGTCGCCGGGGAGAAGCTGCTGCCGCAGCGAGGAGGAACGCCGCCGTCGCCCGCTGCAGCTCGCCGTCGGCCACTGCTCCGCCAGCGCTGCAGCCGCAGGGTCCGGCGGTGACTCCGCCGTCCGCCAGCCGTCTCTGCCGGCCGCCTCCTTCCCCGAAACAACTCCGAACGAGCCTGAAACCACCCCAAAACGTCCCGCATCACGCGTTCTTATaaaaagttaagttctttcgtatttttaattatgttcgGTGATTGTTCGATTGGTTGATTGTTAATTCGCTTGAAATGGCTATGGAAGTGGattatgaaaatgaaatatggAACAACATATATGTATTACTACTTATCTAAATCATGCTTTAGGAATTAAAAAGGGAGTACCTCAAAAAGGATTGAATTTGGTGATGGGGAAACAAAATGGAAGcaattccttcttcttcctcaaaatcggctctcactctctctcccactgtttttttttcttttgctttgcTTGAGATGTTGAAGTGGAAGGGTGAGGGAAAGATAAATAACTTTTAATCTTGGGTGACTCTTGGATTTTGTAGAGTTAATTGGGGGAGATGGAAGGTGAAAGAGTTGGAAACATGGAGGGTCTCCAATTGAGAAGAAACGGCGAGAGGgaggaaggaagaagaaaagagaataaaaaaaaagaaagacttGGCTTGTTCCCACATTTTGGAATTAAAATTGGGCTTCCAAACTTGAATTTGTTTTGGGCTTATTCAATTGCAAGCCcaagtttttaaaattctttatttgtagactttttatttgttatggCCAAAAGCCCTTTTTACTTATAAGAATATTGGACTTAATTTAGGATCCcaattatttactttatttatttatttatttatttttccgcaattctttttattaattaaagttcacgaaaaactttaattaatttcgtcgTTCCAATTTCCAACAACATAAGGAAGGAAAGAAAGAAAACGAGAAACATGGCATAacgataaaatttttatttttactagatcatgacatttttttttagtacttaaaagtacgggtgttacacttatgtcaataacaatttatatttttgaatgaaaGCATGACAGAGCATATACCATAATATCCACTGTCATGGAGGATATACATGGTGAAATAGGAGATGATGAAGTtttaaaagagagagaagaaattttgaaaaaggTCTAAGGGAAGAAGATGGTTTCCCAAGAACCTCCAGTTGAAAAGGAGAAAGTGGCCAGAACAACAAAGAAAATTGTTGAAGCATTGTGCTCTCCCTACAATGTCAGAGTAGTAAATATAAAAGGAAAACTGAATAAAGAAGATAAAGAAATAATGTATTGGTTGATGACACATGAAGAAAGCGAATAGTAAGTtttgaattacataattatattcttattaaattcttttaactaacattaaatatgattttgaaatcagttATGAGATGGTTTATGAGAACAACATGATGAGCATGTTCAAGATTGATTTCCATAGCCTTGCTCCACGTACATACGTCAGTATCAACGTCATAGATGCATGGGTTGTGTACCTCAACTACcatgaaaaattcaaatcaaaggcATCACCGAGTCGTCTTTTCATCAACACCACACCTACGGTACAGTAaacgagtaaataaataatagtgttacattaaaagttaaatttatttacaaaaatgtaaaCATGACAGGTATACAATATTACTGCAAGGAAATCTGAATTGACTCAAGCCGAGGCTCAAAAAAAATTCTGCACAGCGTTAAATGAATTTGtgtcaaagattgaaaatttcaaatgggAGAATTATGACATGGTAAGTCATAATGAGATATACATTACAAAACAACGCacctatatttttgaaaatgacaTTTGTATATAATGTTTTGAATATTAGATATTCTTTCCGATCTGGG
Coding sequences within:
- the LOC121774333 gene encoding uncharacterized protein LOC121774333, producing the protein MVSQEPPVEKEKVARTTKKIVEALCSPYNVRVVNIKGKLNKEDKEIMYWLMTHEESEYYEMVYENNMMSMFKIDFHSLAPRTYVSINVIDAWVVYLNYHEKFKSKASPSRLFINTTPTVYNITARKSELTQAEAQKKFCTALNEFVSKIENFKWENYDMIFFPIWANEHFYIMCFNLKMQMMDVIDNALISEELIKKKYGAAPSMLMPWQNDTNKVDCGVYVMRQMETYMGGAVRNWNSCLMKKGTEAFTKLRAKYTEALLIGDTNKKTFETFTMIQQKFQNDSKKGEIDVEKMIRKFEPPKES